The Streptomyces sp. Mut1 genome window below encodes:
- a CDS encoding ATP-binding protein, giving the protein MMVCMAGLEGVEQPRPRSSATAARRLPAVEDEQAFKALELFGNPTEGEVRLPSRPESAATARRLTSCVVLHHWALSAQTAEHAVLLVSELVGNAVRHTGARVFGLRMLRRRGWIRIEVRDPSRGLPCLMPVREMDVSGRGLFLVDKLSDRWGVDLLPRGKTTWFEMRISDR; this is encoded by the coding sequence ATGATGGTGTGCATGGCGGGCCTGGAGGGTGTGGAGCAGCCGCGACCGCGCAGCAGCGCGACAGCGGCACGGAGGTTACCGGCCGTCGAAGACGAACAGGCGTTCAAAGCGCTGGAGTTGTTCGGAAATCCGACGGAGGGTGAAGTCCGGCTGCCCTCCCGCCCCGAGTCCGCGGCCACCGCCCGCCGGCTCACCTCGTGTGTGGTGCTGCACCACTGGGCGCTCTCCGCGCAGACCGCCGAACACGCCGTCCTGCTCGTGTCCGAACTCGTCGGGAACGCCGTGCGGCACACCGGGGCCAGGGTCTTCGGGCTGCGCATGCTGCGCCGCCGGGGCTGGATCCGGATCGAGGTGCGCGATCCCTCGCGCGGGCTGCCGTGCCTCATGCCGGTCCGGGAGATGGACGTCAGCGGGCGGGGCCTCTTCCTCGTCGACAAGCTGTCCGACCGGTGGGGCGTGGATCTCTTACCCCGCGGCAAGACCACCTGGTTCGAGATGCGCATCTCCGACCGCTGA
- a CDS encoding L,D-transpeptidase: MRGATGLPALVVGALLLMVTACGGGDTGGAGKDGKAGGVRDQDTSASQAVVTVAPKDGADSVATSGALKVSAENGKLTTVKVSDPKGGEVEGKIAADGASWVPDQHLASATKYKVHAVAKDTKGRESAKDTTFTTLVPQNTFIGQYTPEDGSTVGVGMPVSIHFTRGITDPEAVEKAIKVTAEPEIPVEGHWFGNDRLDFRPEQYWAAGTKVTVKLNLDGVEGRPGVYGKQAKTISFTIGRSQVSTVDASTHRMKVVRDGKQIKDIPISAGAPATTTYNGQMVISEKLQVTRMNGDTVGFGGEYDIKDVPHAMRLSTSGTFIHGNYWGGSGIFGSANTSHGCVGIQDVRGGGDSGTPAAWFFKSSLIGDVVVVKNSHDKTISPDNGLNGWNMSWSEWTA, encoded by the coding sequence ATGCGGGGGGCCACCGGCCTGCCGGCCCTGGTGGTGGGTGCGCTGCTGCTGATGGTGACGGCGTGCGGCGGGGGAGACACCGGCGGCGCGGGCAAGGACGGCAAGGCGGGCGGCGTCAGGGACCAGGACACCAGCGCCTCGCAGGCCGTGGTGACCGTGGCGCCCAAGGACGGGGCCGACTCCGTCGCCACCAGCGGGGCGCTGAAGGTCTCCGCCGAGAACGGGAAGCTGACCACCGTCAAGGTGTCGGACCCCAAGGGCGGCGAGGTCGAGGGGAAGATCGCGGCGGACGGCGCGAGCTGGGTGCCCGACCAGCACCTGGCCTCGGCGACCAAGTACAAGGTGCACGCGGTGGCCAAGGACACCAAGGGCCGTGAGTCCGCGAAGGACACCACCTTCACCACGCTCGTCCCGCAGAACACCTTCATCGGCCAGTACACCCCCGAGGACGGCTCCACGGTCGGCGTCGGCATGCCGGTCTCCATCCACTTCACCCGGGGCATCACCGACCCGGAGGCCGTGGAGAAGGCCATCAAGGTGACGGCCGAGCCCGAGATCCCGGTCGAGGGCCACTGGTTCGGCAACGACCGCCTGGACTTCCGCCCCGAGCAGTACTGGGCCGCCGGCACCAAGGTGACGGTCAAGCTCAACCTCGACGGCGTCGAGGGCCGGCCCGGGGTCTACGGCAAGCAGGCGAAGACCATCTCCTTCACCATCGGCCGCAGCCAGGTCAGCACCGTGGACGCGAGCACGCACCGGATGAAGGTCGTCCGCGACGGCAAGCAGATCAAGGACATCCCGATCTCGGCGGGCGCCCCGGCCACCACCACGTACAACGGCCAGATGGTCATCAGCGAGAAGCTCCAGGTGACCCGGATGAACGGTGACACCGTCGGCTTCGGCGGCGAGTACGACATCAAGGACGTGCCGCACGCGATGCGCCTGTCCACCTCGGGCACCTTCATCCACGGCAACTACTGGGGCGGCTCGGGCATCTTCGGCTCCGCCAACACCAGCCACGGCTGCGTCGGCATCCAGGACGTGCGCGGCGGCGGGGACTCGGGCACGCCGGCGGCCTGGTTCTTCAAGAGCTCGCTCATCGGTGACGTCGTGGTCGTCAAGAACTCCCACGACAAGACGATCAGCCCGGACAACGGCCTCAACGGCTGGAACATGAGCTGGTCGGAGTGGACCGCGTAG
- the glgX gene encoding glycogen debranching protein GlgX, with protein MSSAAEQEAVPEPDPGTAGAPAERVAATGSGHRRPEVWPGTPMPLGARFRTGPDGVAGTNFALWAGGAEAVELCLFDEDGTERRLALTELTHEIRHGFVPGVRPGRRYGYRVHGRWDPWTGARWNAAKLLLDPYARAVDGEFTLPAEVYGHVRDWPEQQVADTVRDERDSAPYVPKGVVVHDDDDWADDRRPKTPWADSVIYELHVRGFTKRHPGIPEELRGTYAGLAHPAAIGHLKRLGVTAVELLPVHQFAHEDHLLRRGLRNYWGYNSIGYFAPHAGYSASGTAGGQVGEFKRMVRALHDAGIEVILDVVYNHTAEAGELGPTLSLRGIDNRGYYRLRADARRYADYTGCGNTLHVVQPNVLRLITDSLRYWVTEMGVDGFRFDLAAALARSMHDVDMLSPFLAVIAQDPVLRRVKLIAEPWDVGNGGYQVGAFPPLWTEWNDRYRDAVRDFWRGALPDVRDLGYRLTGSSDLYAWGGRRPYASVNFVTAHDGFTLRDLVSYQHKHNEANGEGNRDGTSDNRAWNCGAEGESEDDGVNALRRRQLRNLLTTLLLSTGVPMLVAGDEMGRTQGGNNNAYCQDNETGWVDWSLLDQPRWRELTALTARVLALRHRHPVLRRRAFFSGRPQAPDGLRDLAWFTPQGAEMTESDWYAPAATVGLYLSGRDIPGRDARGEQVTDDSFLAVLHAGHEPVDLLLPGPPWAQAYELLLDTSREDQAEAPGTVHRGGARLTVPERSVLLLRVRE; from the coding sequence GTGTCGAGCGCAGCCGAGCAGGAGGCAGTACCGGAACCGGACCCGGGGACGGCCGGGGCCCCGGCCGAACGGGTCGCCGCCACCGGGTCCGGGCACCGGCGTCCCGAGGTGTGGCCGGGCACGCCGATGCCGCTCGGCGCCCGCTTCCGGACCGGCCCCGACGGGGTCGCGGGCACCAACTTCGCGCTGTGGGCGGGCGGCGCGGAGGCGGTCGAGCTGTGCCTGTTCGACGAGGACGGCACGGAGCGGCGGCTCGCCCTGACCGAGCTGACCCACGAGATCCGGCACGGCTTCGTGCCCGGGGTGCGGCCCGGCCGGCGCTACGGCTACCGGGTGCACGGCCGCTGGGACCCGTGGACGGGCGCCCGGTGGAACGCGGCCAAGCTGCTGCTCGATCCGTACGCACGGGCCGTGGACGGGGAATTCACCCTTCCGGCCGAGGTGTACGGCCATGTGAGGGACTGGCCCGAGCAGCAGGTCGCCGACACCGTGCGCGACGAACGGGACTCCGCCCCGTACGTGCCCAAGGGGGTCGTCGTCCACGATGACGACGACTGGGCCGACGACCGCAGGCCGAAGACGCCGTGGGCGGACTCCGTCATCTACGAGCTGCACGTGCGGGGTTTCACCAAGCGCCACCCCGGCATCCCGGAGGAGCTGCGCGGCACCTACGCCGGGCTCGCCCACCCGGCGGCCATCGGCCATCTCAAGCGCCTCGGGGTGACGGCGGTGGAGCTGCTGCCGGTGCACCAGTTCGCCCACGAGGACCACCTGCTGCGGCGCGGGCTGCGCAACTACTGGGGCTACAACTCCATCGGCTACTTCGCCCCGCACGCCGGATACTCGGCGAGCGGTACGGCGGGCGGGCAGGTCGGTGAGTTCAAGCGGATGGTCCGCGCCCTGCACGACGCGGGCATCGAGGTGATCCTCGACGTCGTCTACAACCACACCGCCGAGGCGGGCGAGCTGGGCCCGACGCTCTCGCTGCGGGGCATCGACAACCGCGGCTACTACCGCCTCCGGGCCGACGCCCGCCGGTACGCGGACTACACCGGCTGCGGCAACACCCTGCACGTCGTCCAGCCGAACGTGCTGCGGCTGATCACCGACTCGCTGCGGTACTGGGTGACCGAGATGGGCGTCGACGGATTCCGCTTCGACCTCGCGGCGGCGCTCGCCCGCTCGATGCACGACGTCGACATGCTCTCCCCGTTCCTCGCGGTCATCGCCCAGGACCCGGTGCTGCGCCGGGTCAAGCTCATCGCCGAACCGTGGGACGTCGGCAACGGCGGCTACCAGGTGGGGGCCTTCCCGCCGCTGTGGACCGAGTGGAACGACCGCTACCGGGACGCCGTACGGGACTTCTGGCGCGGCGCGCTGCCCGACGTACGGGACCTCGGCTACCGGCTGACCGGCTCCAGCGACCTGTACGCCTGGGGCGGGCGCCGCCCCTACGCCTCCGTCAACTTCGTCACCGCGCACGACGGCTTCACCCTGCGCGACCTGGTGAGCTACCAGCACAAGCACAACGAGGCCAACGGCGAGGGCAACCGGGACGGCACGTCCGACAACCGGGCCTGGAACTGCGGGGCCGAGGGCGAGAGCGAGGACGACGGTGTCAACGCGCTGCGCCGCCGGCAACTGCGCAACCTGCTGACCACGCTGCTGCTGTCGACCGGGGTGCCGATGCTGGTGGCCGGTGACGAGATGGGCCGCACCCAGGGCGGCAACAACAACGCCTACTGCCAGGACAACGAGACCGGCTGGGTCGACTGGTCGCTGCTCGACCAGCCCCGGTGGCGTGAGCTGACCGCGCTGACCGCCCGGGTCCTCGCGCTGCGCCACCGCCATCCGGTGCTGCGCCGCCGGGCGTTCTTCTCCGGCCGGCCCCAGGCCCCGGACGGGCTGCGGGACCTGGCGTGGTTCACCCCGCAGGGCGCGGAGATGACGGAGAGCGACTGGTACGCCCCGGCCGCGACGGTGGGCCTCTACCTCTCCGGCCGCGACATCCCGGGCCGGGACGCGCGCGGCGAGCAGGTCACCGACGACAGCTTCCTGGCCGTCCTGCACGCGGGGCACGAACCGGTGGACCTCCTGCTGCCGGGACCGCCGTGGGCGCAGGCGTACGAACTGCTCCTGGACACCTCGCGGGAGGACCAGGCCGAGGCGCCGGGCACGGTCCACCGGGGCGGCGCGCGGCTGACGGTCCCGGAGCGGTCGGTCCTGCTGCTGCGGGTACGGGAGTGA
- a CDS encoding enoyl-CoA hydratase/isomerase family protein has protein sequence MTVTLEVSGGVGTIRLDRPPMNALDVATQDRLRELAVEASGRDDVRAVVLYGGEKVFAAGADIKEMQAMDHAAMVVRSRALQDSFTAVARIPKPVVAAVTGYALGGGCELALCADFRIAGDNAKLGQPEILLGLIPGAGGTQRLARLVGPAKAKDLIFTGRHVKADEALTMGLVDRVVPADEVYEQAHAWAARLAKGPALALRAAKEAVDAGLETDIDTGLTIERTWFAGLFATEDRERGMRSFVEEGPGKAEFL, from the coding sequence ATGACCGTAACCCTCGAAGTAAGCGGCGGCGTCGGCACGATCCGGCTGGACCGCCCGCCGATGAACGCCCTGGACGTCGCGACCCAGGACCGGCTGCGCGAACTGGCCGTGGAGGCGTCCGGGCGCGACGACGTGCGGGCCGTGGTGCTCTACGGCGGCGAGAAGGTGTTCGCGGCGGGCGCGGACATCAAGGAGATGCAGGCGATGGACCACGCGGCGATGGTCGTACGGTCCCGGGCGCTCCAGGACTCCTTCACCGCCGTCGCCCGCATCCCCAAGCCCGTCGTCGCGGCCGTCACCGGCTACGCCCTCGGCGGCGGCTGCGAGCTGGCCCTCTGCGCGGACTTCCGGATCGCGGGGGACAACGCCAAGCTGGGCCAGCCGGAGATCCTGCTCGGCCTGATCCCGGGCGCGGGCGGCACCCAGCGGCTCGCCCGGCTGGTGGGTCCCGCCAAGGCCAAGGACCTCATCTTCACCGGCCGCCACGTCAAGGCCGACGAGGCCCTGACCATGGGCCTGGTGGACCGTGTCGTGCCCGCCGACGAGGTGTACGAGCAGGCGCACGCCTGGGCGGCCCGGCTGGCGAAGGGGCCGGCGCTCGCGCTGCGCGCCGCCAAGGAGGCGGTGGACGCCGGACTGGAGACGGACATCGACACGGGTCTCACGATCGAGCGAACCTGGTTCGCCGGTCTGTTCGCCACGGAGGACCGCGAGCGCGGAATGCGCAGCTTTGTGGAGGAGGGTCCGGGCAAGGCCGAGTTCCTCTGA
- a CDS encoding YncE family protein produces MPPTTPRTTTPRTTVPRAAALLGGVLLAALAGCGTSADKAAPAAEAASPTVRARHVTPPGLAGMPPVLDPKNVYAADAPGKLSPVVKDFPSRVYVPNTNSDTVTVIDPATYKVIETIPVGRQPQHVVPSWDLKTLWVNNDVGDSLTAIDPATGKAGRTVGVSDPYNLYFTPNGKYAIVMASMDRELVFRDAHTMKTAKAVPVSCAGVNHADFSSDGRYFIVSCEFSGELLKVDTEKMEVVAHQKLPFDGAMPQDVKLSPDGGTFYIADMKADGMWVLDGEKFTTPKLLPTGKGCHGLYVSRDAKEMYISNRGEGSVSVFDFAHKKLAKKWHLPNGGSPDMGGVSADGKVLWLSGRYDAEVYAIDTTTGKQLARIPVGSGPHGLAVYPQPGRYSLGHTGVFR; encoded by the coding sequence ATGCCTCCCACCACACCGCGAACCACCACCCCGCGAACCACCGTCCCGCGCGCCGCCGCACTGCTCGGCGGCGTCCTGCTCGCCGCGCTCGCCGGCTGCGGCACCTCCGCCGACAAGGCCGCCCCCGCCGCCGAAGCGGCCAGCCCGACCGTCAGGGCCCGGCACGTCACCCCGCCGGGGCTGGCCGGGATGCCGCCGGTGCTCGACCCGAAGAACGTGTACGCGGCCGACGCCCCCGGAAAGCTGTCCCCGGTCGTCAAGGACTTCCCGTCCCGCGTCTACGTGCCCAACACCAACTCCGACACGGTGACGGTCATCGACCCCGCCACGTACAAGGTCATCGAGACCATCCCGGTCGGCCGGCAGCCGCAGCACGTCGTGCCGTCCTGGGACCTGAAGACGCTCTGGGTCAACAACGACGTCGGCGACAGCCTCACCGCCATCGACCCGGCGACCGGCAAGGCGGGCAGGACGGTCGGCGTCTCCGACCCGTACAACCTCTACTTCACACCGAACGGCAAGTACGCCATCGTGATGGCCTCCATGGACCGCGAGCTGGTCTTCCGCGACGCGCACACCATGAAGACGGCCAAGGCCGTGCCGGTCAGCTGCGCGGGCGTCAACCACGCCGACTTCTCCTCCGACGGCCGGTACTTCATCGTCTCCTGCGAGTTCTCCGGCGAACTCCTCAAGGTCGACACCGAGAAGATGGAGGTCGTCGCCCACCAGAAGCTGCCGTTCGACGGGGCCATGCCGCAGGACGTCAAGCTCTCCCCGGACGGCGGCACGTTCTACATCGCGGACATGAAGGCCGACGGCATGTGGGTGCTGGACGGCGAGAAGTTCACCACCCCGAAGCTGCTGCCGACCGGCAAGGGCTGCCACGGGCTCTACGTCAGCCGCGACGCCAAGGAGATGTACATCTCCAACCGGGGCGAGGGCTCCGTCTCCGTCTTCGACTTCGCGCACAAGAAGCTGGCGAAGAAGTGGCACCTGCCGAACGGCGGCAGCCCGGACATGGGCGGGGTCTCCGCCGACGGCAAGGTGCTGTGGCTGTCCGGGCGTTACGACGCCGAGGTGTACGCGATCGACACCACCACCGGCAAGCAGCTCGCCCGCATCCCGGTGGGCAGCGGCCCGCACGGCCTCGCCGTCTACCCCCAGCCGGGCCGCTACTCGCTCGGCCACACCGGCGTCTTCCGCTGA
- a CDS encoding L,D-transpeptidase, which produces MTHVAKKAGASPATAPVRPGLLAVLVLLAVLTGCSGTGSIIGGKPRSPQEAIRIIPADRAEDVRADSQVEVTVPDGRLESVRVRRIEDAREEEVRGGIAKDGRSWAPNEGAGRLGLAAKYSVDAVAVDGGGHRSARHTTFTTVVPADRFIGYFKPENRSTVGTGMIVSFEFNRPVTRRAAVERAIRITADPAVAVAGHWFGKDRLDFRPAGYWEPGTEVTVDIGLRDVEGAPEVYGSQRKTVRFTVGREQISRVDAAAHTMEVRQDGRLVSTVPITAGSPTTTTYNGRMVVSEMHDVTRMDGRTVGFGGEYDIKDVPHAIRLTESGTFLHGNYWSDEDVFGSTNVSHGCIGLRDVQGGSGSSPAGWFFDRTLIGDVVEVVNSKDKKVAPDNGLSGWNLTWAQWKAGSALH; this is translated from the coding sequence GTGACTCACGTAGCGAAGAAGGCAGGGGCGAGCCCGGCCACCGCGCCGGTCAGGCCGGGACTGCTCGCCGTACTGGTCCTACTGGCCGTTCTGACCGGCTGCTCGGGCACGGGCTCGATCATCGGAGGCAAGCCGAGGTCGCCGCAGGAGGCGATCCGGATCATCCCGGCCGACCGGGCCGAGGACGTCCGGGCGGACAGCCAGGTGGAGGTGACGGTCCCCGACGGCCGGCTGGAGAGCGTCCGGGTGCGGCGGATCGAGGACGCGCGGGAGGAGGAGGTGCGGGGCGGCATCGCGAAGGACGGCCGGTCCTGGGCGCCGAACGAGGGAGCGGGGCGGCTCGGGCTGGCCGCCAAGTACAGCGTCGACGCGGTCGCCGTGGACGGCGGCGGCCACCGCTCGGCCCGGCACACCACCTTCACCACGGTGGTCCCGGCCGACCGTTTCATCGGGTACTTCAAACCGGAGAACCGCTCGACGGTGGGCACCGGCATGATCGTCTCCTTCGAGTTCAACCGCCCGGTCACCCGCCGCGCGGCGGTGGAGCGGGCCATCCGGATCACGGCCGATCCGGCGGTGGCGGTGGCGGGCCACTGGTTCGGCAAGGACCGCCTGGACTTCCGCCCGGCCGGTTACTGGGAGCCGGGCACCGAGGTCACCGTCGACATCGGGCTGCGCGATGTGGAGGGGGCGCCGGAGGTGTACGGCAGCCAGCGCAAGACGGTGCGGTTCACGGTGGGCCGGGAGCAGATCTCCCGCGTCGACGCGGCCGCGCACACGATGGAGGTGCGCCAGGACGGGCGGCTCGTCTCCACCGTCCCGATCACCGCGGGCTCCCCGACGACCACCACGTACAACGGCAGGATGGTGGTGAGCGAGATGCACGACGTGACGCGGATGGACGGGCGGACCGTCGGCTTCGGCGGCGAGTACGACATCAAGGACGTGCCGCACGCCATCCGGCTGACCGAGTCCGGCACCTTCCTGCACGGCAATTACTGGTCCGACGAGGACGTCTTCGGCTCCACCAACGTCAGCCACGGCTGCATCGGGCTGCGTGACGTCCAGGGCGGCAGCGGCTCATCCCCGGCCGGCTGGTTCTTCGACCGGACACTCATCGGGGACGTCGTCGAGGTCGTCAACTCCAAGGACAAGAAGGTCGCACCTGACAACGGCCTCAGCGGCTGGAACCTCACCTGGGCCCAGTGGAAGGCGGGTTCGGCGCTGCACTGA
- a CDS encoding polysaccharide deacetylase family protein, which produces MNTPDASVHRRSALRAGAAAAVALTAGCGERNPAGAAAGAVPHATPSGPAATPAGAHAPAPAPRRFPGQPAQITSGPRDRARVALTFHGQGDPAIARTVLAEAERAHARVTVLAVGSWLDEHPEMARRILDGGHDLGNHTQNHIDISALDETRAYAEITGCAQRLRRLTGSIGTWFRPSRTQYATPLVQRLAARAGYPHVLSYDVDSLDFTSPGAAAVTRKVAGEIRNGSVVSMHFGYADTVAALPLLLTEIDRRQLRAVTTTELLT; this is translated from the coding sequence ATGAACACCCCCGACGCATCGGTGCACCGCCGCAGCGCCCTGCGCGCGGGAGCCGCGGCGGCCGTCGCCCTCACCGCCGGCTGCGGTGAGCGGAACCCCGCGGGCGCGGCCGCGGGAGCCGTACCCCATGCCACGCCGAGCGGGCCCGCCGCCACCCCCGCCGGAGCGCACGCCCCCGCCCCCGCCCCGCGCCGCTTCCCCGGTCAGCCGGCACAGATCACCAGCGGCCCGCGCGACCGGGCCCGCGTCGCCCTCACCTTCCACGGCCAGGGCGACCCCGCCATCGCCAGGACCGTGCTCGCCGAGGCCGAACGCGCCCACGCCAGGGTCACCGTCCTCGCCGTGGGCAGCTGGCTCGACGAGCACCCCGAGATGGCCCGCCGCATCCTCGACGGCGGCCACGACCTCGGCAACCACACCCAGAACCACATCGACATCTCCGCCCTGGACGAGACCCGCGCCTACGCGGAGATCACCGGCTGCGCCCAGCGGCTGCGCCGGCTCACCGGCTCCATCGGCACCTGGTTCCGCCCCTCGCGCACCCAGTACGCCACGCCCCTCGTCCAGCGGCTCGCCGCGCGGGCGGGCTACCCCCACGTCCTGTCCTACGACGTGGACTCCCTCGACTTCACCTCGCCCGGCGCCGCGGCCGTCACCCGCAAGGTGGCCGGTGAGATCCGCAACGGATCGGTGGTGAGCATGCATTTCGGCTACGCGGACACGGTCGCCGCGCTGCCCCTCCTCCTCACCGAAATCGACCGCCGCCAACTGCGCGCGGTGACGACCACGGAGCTGCTGACCTGA
- a CDS encoding ABC transporter permease — MATAHPAPAAPHPATASGATLAVLKSETRLFLREPGSLFWIVIFPTVLLTILGLVPSFREHDDGLGGRRVIDLYVPVAVLLALIMSGLQAMPPVLTGYRERGILRRMSTTPVRPSALLGAQIALHGAACLVSALLVTVVGRIAFGVRLPGQALGYLLALLLAVACVLALGSLICALSRTTKIAATVGSVVYFSMMFTAGVWVPVQAMPDALRRIVQVTPFGAASQALDQAARGDWPGWAYLGAVAAWTAVAAWVANRTFRWQ, encoded by the coding sequence ATGGCCACAGCGCACCCCGCCCCCGCCGCCCCGCACCCCGCCACCGCGTCCGGCGCGACGCTCGCCGTCCTCAAGTCGGAGACCCGGCTCTTCCTGCGCGAACCGGGCAGCCTGTTCTGGATCGTGATCTTCCCGACCGTGCTCCTGACGATCCTGGGCCTGGTCCCGTCGTTCCGGGAACACGACGACGGGCTCGGCGGCCGCCGCGTCATCGACCTCTACGTCCCCGTCGCGGTGCTGCTCGCCCTGATCATGTCCGGGCTCCAGGCCATGCCGCCCGTACTGACCGGATACCGCGAACGCGGCATTCTGCGCCGCATGTCCACCACCCCCGTGCGGCCCTCCGCCCTCCTCGGCGCGCAGATCGCGCTGCACGGCGCCGCGTGCCTCGTCTCCGCCCTGCTGGTCACCGTCGTCGGGCGGATCGCCTTCGGAGTGCGGCTGCCCGGCCAGGCGCTCGGCTATCTGCTCGCCCTGCTGCTGGCCGTCGCCTGCGTCCTGGCCCTCGGCTCGCTGATCTGCGCCCTCTCCCGTACGACGAAGATCGCCGCCACCGTCGGCTCGGTCGTCTACTTCTCGATGATGTTCACCGCGGGCGTCTGGGTCCCCGTCCAGGCCATGCCCGACGCGCTCCGCCGCATCGTCCAGGTCACCCCCTTCGGCGCGGCCTCCCAGGCACTGGACCAGGCGGCCCGGGGCGACTGGCCCGGCTGGGCGTACCTCGGAGCGGTCGCCGCCTGGACGGCGGTGGCGGCCTGGGTGGCCAACCGTACGTTCCGGTGGCAGTAG
- a CDS encoding sensor histidine kinase, giving the protein MSAHEDAGTAVELWWGRFFRYGPYGLLGLATVIAVVTRDLVMTHADERGALVLLPAALVLQLWWTSAGIRPESRPAQCYFVARTLLALGLTWCNPFYSIYAVLGYFDAARVLPYRGMRAGLLATAVIMAGAQSGSPLPPATLMNWVVFGVVLAVHATLAMVFAQIGNREAEQARSQTDAIAALESANARLEQALAENAGLHAQLLVQAREAGVADERRRLAAEIHDTIAQGLTGIIAQLQAVTSTADSAPGLAREHLARASDLARESLGEARRSVHNLLPAALEHDDLPGALKKTVATWSRRTGVRADFTVTGTVEPLHDEVGATLLRIAEEALANAGRHAGASRAGVTLSYMGDEITLDVRDDGRGFDPVALPPYRGAGGFGLGGMRARAERIAGTVEVETGPGLGTAVCARVPMVPDQ; this is encoded by the coding sequence ATGAGCGCGCACGAGGACGCCGGGACGGCGGTCGAGCTGTGGTGGGGCCGGTTCTTCCGGTACGGGCCGTACGGGCTGCTCGGCCTCGCCACCGTCATCGCGGTCGTGACCCGCGACCTCGTCATGACCCACGCCGACGAGCGCGGCGCCCTCGTGCTGCTCCCGGCGGCGCTCGTTCTCCAGCTCTGGTGGACCAGCGCCGGCATCCGCCCGGAGAGCAGGCCCGCCCAGTGCTACTTCGTCGCCCGCACCCTGCTGGCCCTCGGGCTCACCTGGTGCAACCCCTTCTACTCGATCTACGCGGTGCTCGGCTACTTCGACGCCGCCCGGGTGCTCCCGTACCGAGGCATGAGGGCGGGGCTGCTGGCCACCGCCGTCATCATGGCGGGCGCGCAGAGCGGCAGCCCCCTGCCGCCCGCCACCCTCATGAACTGGGTCGTCTTCGGCGTCGTGCTGGCGGTGCACGCGACGCTCGCCATGGTCTTCGCCCAGATCGGCAACCGGGAGGCCGAGCAGGCCCGTTCGCAGACCGACGCCATCGCCGCCCTGGAGTCCGCCAACGCCCGCCTCGAACAGGCCCTCGCGGAGAACGCCGGACTGCACGCCCAACTCCTCGTCCAGGCCCGCGAGGCCGGGGTGGCCGACGAGCGGCGCCGGCTCGCCGCCGAGATCCACGACACCATCGCCCAGGGCCTCACCGGCATCATCGCCCAGCTCCAGGCCGTCACCTCCACCGCCGACAGCGCCCCCGGCCTCGCCCGCGAACACCTGGCGCGGGCCTCGGACCTGGCCCGGGAGAGCCTGGGCGAGGCCCGCCGCTCGGTGCACAACCTGCTGCCCGCCGCCCTGGAACACGACGACCTGCCCGGCGCGCTGAAGAAGACGGTCGCCACCTGGTCGCGCCGCACCGGGGTCCGCGCCGACTTCACCGTCACCGGAACCGTCGAGCCGCTGCACGACGAGGTCGGCGCCACCCTGCTCCGGATAGCCGAGGAGGCCCTCGCCAACGCGGGCCGGCACGCCGGGGCGAGCCGGGCCGGGGTCACGCTCTCCTACATGGGCGACGAGATCACGCTCGACGTCCGCGACGACGGCCGCGGCTTCGACCCGGTCGCGCTGCCGCCGTACCGGGGTGCCGGGGGCTTCGGCCTCGGCGGGATGCGGGCCCGCGCCGAACGCATCGCCGGCACCGTCGAGGTGGAGACCGGGCCCGGCCTCGGCACCGCGGTCTGCGCCCGCGTCCCGATGGTCCCCGACCAGTGA
- a CDS encoding response regulator yields the protein MDREPARVITLIVVDDHPVVRDGLRGMFASAPEFRVLGEAADGVEGVEMAARLDPDVVLMDLRMPGGGGVAAITELTRRGARSKVLVLTTYDTDSDTLPAIEAGATGYLLKDAPREELFTAVRAAADGRTVLSPAVASRLVSAVRTPAPAGNETLSAREREVLALVAKGTSNREIAAELFISEATVKTHLTHLFAKLGAKDRAAAVALAYERGILG from the coding sequence ATGGACCGGGAACCCGCGCGCGTCATCACGCTGATCGTCGTCGACGACCACCCCGTCGTGCGGGACGGGCTGCGCGGCATGTTCGCGTCCGCGCCGGAGTTCCGGGTGCTCGGTGAGGCGGCCGACGGGGTCGAGGGCGTCGAGATGGCCGCCCGGCTCGACCCCGACGTCGTGCTGATGGACCTGCGGATGCCGGGCGGCGGCGGGGTCGCCGCGATCACCGAGCTGACCCGGCGCGGTGCCCGCTCCAAGGTCCTGGTCCTCACCACGTACGACACCGACTCCGACACCCTGCCCGCGATCGAGGCGGGCGCGACCGGCTATCTCCTCAAGGACGCCCCGCGCGAGGAGCTGTTCACCGCCGTGCGGGCCGCCGCCGACGGCCGGACGGTCCTGTCACCGGCCGTCGCCTCCCGCCTGGTCTCCGCCGTCCGCACCCCGGCCCCCGCCGGCAACGAGACGCTGTCCGCCCGCGAGCGCGAGGTGCTGGCGCTCGTCGCCAAGGGGACCTCCAACCGGGAGATCGCCGCCGAGCTGTTCATCAGCGAGGCCACCGTGAAGACCCACCTCACCCATCTGTTCGCCAAACTGGGCGCCAAGGACCGGGCCGCGGCCGTCGCCCTCGCGTACGAACGCGGCATCCTGGGCTAG